One Salvia splendens isolate huo1 chromosome 12, SspV2, whole genome shotgun sequence genomic window carries:
- the LOC121756912 gene encoding classical arabinogalactan protein 5-like has translation MAKFSAIVLVLISALVAGSALAQSPSAAPKAAPTAAPLAAPPKQAAAPSPHASAPSSAPTTSSPPAPPSDVPAGSPVSPPSIASAPGGSAPAPHSAAALNRAAVAGSAALVVLSAALLI, from the coding sequence ATGGCCAAATTCTCCGCGATAGTGTTGGTACTGATCTCGGCATTGGTCGCCGGATCCGCTCTCGCTCAGTCCCCATCCGCCGCGCCTAAGGCTGCTCCGACCGCCGCACCGTTGGCTGCTCCGCCGAAGCAAGCTGCGGCTCCTTCGCCGCACGCATCTGCTCCGTCGTCGGCGCCTACCACCTCTTCTCCTCCCGCTCCTCCGAGCGATGTTCCAGCTGGATCTCCCGTTTCTCCTCCGTCCATCGCCAGCGCCCCTGGTGGTTCTGCTCCGGCGCCTCACTCAGCCGCCGCGTTGAACCGCGCCGCCGTCGCCGGATCCGCCGCTCTCGTGGTTTTATCGGCTGCTTTATTGATTTAG
- the LOC121759011 gene encoding cytochrome c oxidase subunit 6b-1-like — MADVDASKVPSLAEDYLLVEKNQKEVVAEKSVNSSDDKPAEDTTAVESEAAPVAGEGAEAANVASEESKESNSVDDTNSPPSEESSDSAESGDAADQEAEETPEIKLETAPADFRFPTTNQTRHCFTRYIEYHRCVAAKGEEAPECDKFAKYYRSLCPGEWVDRWNEQRENGTFPGPL, encoded by the exons ATGGCCGACGTTGACGCTTCCAAGGTCCCATCGTTGGCTGAG GACTATTTACTGGTTGAGAAAAACCAAAAGGAAGTTGTGGCTGAAAAATCAGTGAATTCATCTGACGACAAACCCGCTGAAGATACGACTGCTGTTGAAAGCGAAGCTGCTCCTGTTGCTGGAGAGGGTGCTGAAGCTGCAAATGTTGCTAGTGAAGAAAGTAAGGAATCCAATTCTGTTGATGACACCAACTCTCCTCCCAGCGAAGAAAGCAGCGACAGTGCTGAATCTGGAGACGCAGCTGACCAAGAAGCTGAAGAAACTCCTGAGATAAAG CTTGAGACTGCACCAGCAGACTTTCGTTTCCCTACTACCAACCAAACTCGACACTGCTTCACCAGATATATTGAGTATCATCG GTGCGTTGCTGCGAAGGGTGAAGAAGCACCTGAGTGTGACAAATTTGCTAAATATTATCGCTCTCTTTGTCCCGGTGAATGG GTCGATAGATGGAACGAGCAGAGGGAAAATGGCACTTTTCCAGGCCCTCTGTAA